From Streptomyces cyaneogriseus subsp. noncyanogenus, the proteins below share one genomic window:
- a CDS encoding TraR/DksA family transcriptional regulator → MPLDASRSEPRTHRLSAQEARQRLEHARDTRLAQLRALAGTGRTADDGFLAEQKAAVEGVLAEIDAAFARVADGTYGRCEGCGKPVPAERLEILPYTRHCVACRSRTA, encoded by the coding sequence GTGCCGCTCGACGCCTCCCGTTCCGAACCCCGCACCCACCGGCTGAGCGCGCAGGAGGCTCGTCAGCGCCTGGAGCACGCCCGCGACACCCGGCTGGCGCAACTGCGCGCGCTGGCCGGGACCGGGCGGACGGCGGACGACGGGTTCCTGGCCGAGCAGAAGGCCGCCGTCGAAGGGGTGCTGGCGGAGATCGACGCGGCCTTCGCCCGGGTCGCCGACGGCACGTACGGCAGGTGCGAGGGGTGCGGCAAGCCCGTGCCGGCGGAGCGCCTGGAGATCCTTCCCTACACCCGTCACTGCGTGGCCTGCCGCAGCCGTACCGCCTGA
- a CDS encoding TraR/DksA family transcriptional regulator → MVNHQMLGGPPAALSPEDLAVLRADLLEQRLFRREQLRRLAVSRPSRAGGARRETAARAEVRAKLAASARMVLADVEAALTRMAEGRYGTCHLCRSPLPLDYLKIVPQARYCGGCRRAREAAR, encoded by the coding sequence GTGGTGAACCATCAGATGCTCGGCGGCCCTCCGGCCGCGCTGTCGCCCGAGGACCTCGCCGTGCTCCGCGCCGATCTGCTGGAGCAGCGCCTGTTCCGGCGCGAGCAACTGCGCCGGCTCGCCGTCTCCCGCCCGTCCCGCGCGGGCGGCGCGCGGCGGGAGACCGCCGCCCGGGCCGAGGTCCGGGCGAAGCTCGCGGCCTCCGCGCGCATGGTCCTCGCCGACGTCGAGGCGGCGCTCACCCGGATGGCCGAGGGCCGCTACGGCACCTGCCACCTGTGCCGGAGCCCCCTTCCCCTCGACTACCTGAAAATCGTCCCGCAGGCCCGCTACTGCGGCGGCTGCCGTCGGGCGCGGGAGGCCGCGCGGTGA